The segment AGCGCCGCAGACCTCGATGGACTCCTCTGTATGTACCTTGGAGGAACCGGTAGCTCCGCCGATTCCGTCACGGCCTGTCCTTCCTCCCATGAGGATGATCACATCGCCCGGATCAGAGGTCTCGCGGATGACATTCTTTCTCGGTGCTGCCGCCATCACTGCGCCGATCTCCATTCTCTTGGCAGCGTAGTTCGGGTGGTAGATCTCCTTCACATAGCCGGTGGCAAGGCCGATCTGATTTCCGTAGGAGCTGTAGCCGTGAGCCGCATCTGTGACGATCCTCCTCTGGGGCAGCTTTCCGTGCATTGTCTCAGACATAGGTCTGGTAGGATCGGCAGCTCCCGTCACGCGCATGGCCTGATAGACATAGGTACGGCCGGAAAGTGGATCGCGGATGGCTCCGCCCAGACAGGTAGCCGCCCCTCCGAAGGGCTCGATCTCAGTCGGATGGTTGTGTGTCTCGTTTTTGAAGTTTACGAGCCACTCCTCCTCCTTTCCGTCGATGACAACGGGAACCACGATGCTGCAGGCGTTGATCTCCTCAGAAACCTCCATGTCCTGAAGCTTTCCTTCTTTTCTCAGCTTCTTCATCGCCATCAGGGCCAGATCCATCAGGCAGACAAACTTGTCGCTTCTCCCTGCATACAGCTCCTCCCTGTCAGCCAGGTACTGTCTGTATGTATTCTCGATAGGCTCATTGTAATCGCCCTTTGTAAACTCCACATCCTTGAGCTCTGTCTGGAAGGTGGTGTGGCGGCAGTGATCGGACCAGTAGGTATCAAGCACGCGGATCTCTGTCACAGACGGATCGCGCTTCTCCTCATTCTTGAAGTAATTCTGAATGTGAAGGAAATCCTTGAAGGTCATAGCCAGGTTTAAGGACTCATAGAGGGACTTAAGCTCCTCCTTCGGCATATCCATGAAGCCGGCAAAGATCTTTACATCCTCCGGCTGCTCGAATACGGCCACAAGGGTTTCCGGCTTCGGGTTGTTGTTTTCTCTGGAATCCACCGGGTTAATGCAGAGAGACTTGACGGCTGCCTTCTCCTCCTCTGTCAGAGTTCCGGATACCACATACGTTGTGGCGGATCGTATGATCGGTTCTTCCTCCTCGCTTAAGAGCTTCACGCACTGTTCTGCGGAGTCCGCTCTCTGATCGAACTGACCGGGCAGATACTCTACTGTAAAAACGGTATCTCCTTCGCCTGTCTCAAAGCTCTCCTCATATACATCATCCATCGGCGGCTCGGAAAAGATGGTAGAGAGAGCCTCCCTGTAGGCAGCCTCTGACACGTTCTCAATGTCATAGCGGATGAGAACTCTCACTCCGGTCACTGTCTTAATGCCCAGATAACTCTCGATCTCATCGCGAAGCTCCTTTGCCTTAACAGCAAATTCTGGTCTTTTTTCCACAAAAATACGTCTTACGCTCATAGGATCCTCCTTACAGATCTCGCCTTTTGTAATTGAACTGTTTTGTATTGCATCAAAGCGGAAAGCCCGCTTCTTTTTTCCATAAGTCCAGCCTCTGCGCCGGCGCTTTCGCGCTGCCGGAAGCTGCGCTGCCCCTGACCGCTCTTTATGCGGTTTCAGCCCGGACAGCCTTTTTCCTTCCGCTTTATCATAAACAAAAAATATAAATAAGTAAAATTAATATATTTAATATATATTATAATTTTGACTAATTAATCAGATTCTTGACTCTCTGCACCAATCTGCTATAATAAGGATGCCTGTTCGTAGGTCATATTATTCCCAGGAAGCAGCGTGAATGAGGTGCAGGAAATACCCCCTGTGCATATTCATCCATAAATGGTAAGCCGGATAAGACAGCAGACTTATATATCTGTTCCTTATCCGGCTTTTATCTGTGCGGAGGGGGATATGAAAGACTTTGCCGGTGTTCCTGGAAAGTGGTTTTCACAGCACGGGAGAATCCATTTTATTTACAGAAGGAGAATTAACAGATATGAAATCAACAGAAGCTTTCACAGAGGGACGCATTCTAAGTTCCCTGCTGCGCTTTGCAGTTCCCGTACTCTTCAGCCTGTTTCTGCAGGCGCTCTACGGCGGAGTTGACCTTCTGGTGGTGGGGCAGTTTGCCTCTACTTCTGATGTATCGGGAGTAGCCACGGGAAGCATGCTGCTTCAGACCGTCACGATGATCATTACGGGACTCTCCATGGGAATTACCATATTAGTCGGCGAGAAGACGGGAATGAAAAAGCTCCAGGAGGCCGGGCAGGCTGTAGGAACCGGCATCTGCCTGTTTGCTGTCTTTGCCCTGGTGCTCACTGCCGTCATGACCGGCGCGGCCGGACTTCTCGCCCGACTGATGCACGCTCCCCAGGAGGCCTATTCCCATACCTTATCCTATATCCGAATCTGCGGAGCCGGCTCTGTCTTCATCGTGTCCTACAATGTGCTGGGCGCTGTGTTCCGCGGAATCGGCGATTCCAAAACCCCTCTGATGACGGTTGCCATCGCATGTGTCATCAACATTGCCGGAGATCTGCTGTTGGTAGCCGTGTTCCACATGGGCGCGGCGGGAGCTGCCCTGGCCACTGTGGCCGCCCAGGCTGCAAGTGTTGTCATTTCCCTCTTTGTGATCCGTAAAAAAGGACTGCCTTTTCCCTTTTCACGAAGTTTCATCCGCTTCAGGAAGCATCTCATCCTGAAAGAGTTAAAGCTTGGAACACCTGTGGCCCTTCAGGAGCTTCTGGTCGGCTTTTCCTTTCTGGTAATCCAGACTGTAGTAAATTCTTTCGGGGTAACAGACTCCGCCGCCATCGGAGTCGGTGAAAAGGTATGCGTGTTTATTATGCTCGTCCCCTCCGCCTGTATGCAGTCCATGTCAGCCTTTACTGCGCAGAATATGGGAGCCGGGAAGCCAGAACGGGCAAAGCGGGCTCTCGGCTGCGGGATTTCAGTTTCCTTTGCGGCGGGGCTCATTATGGCCTGGCTGACCTTTTTCCACGGCGATCTGCTGGCTTCCGTTTTTTCAAAAGACGAAGCCGTTATCGCCGCTTCCCACAGCTATCTCATGGCCTACGCCATCGACTGCATGCTCACTCCGTTCCTGTTCTGCTTCACCGGCTATTACAACGGCTGTGAGAGAACTCTGTTCGTCATGATTCAGGGCCTCATCGGGGCCTTCCTTGTGAGGATTCCCCTTGTCCTCCTGACAAGCCGGACAGCGGGAGTCACCCTGTTTCAGATCGGCCTTGCGACACCTTCCTCCACCGTTGTCCAGATCTGCCTGTGTCTGGCCATGTTTCTCTGGCTCAACCGGCAGGGAAAAGGCCGTCCTGCTCTGCACCCAGACGTTTAAATTCCTGTTCGAAGGAGAGCTCAAACTGGACAGCTCTGTTTTTCTTCAGAAGCTCTCCCAGATCCACATACCGGACACGGCTGTTTCCGTAGGTGAGCCAGTAAAAACGCAGGGACTCCGCACACATGACAGAAGTGTACACGGTGTAGTCAAAAGGCGTCACCCCGGTATCACATAGTTAAAAATATTGGTGTCATTTAATCAATTTTGCCGATAAAGCGGTAGAAGATTTCTACCTCCTGTTCCCGGCTTCCGTCCTCACCTTTGACCGCTTCATGGACAACGATTTTTTCAATCAGCGTATTCAAAAGTTCGGCGGTCAGTTCTGTTGGATTGACGCACTCTTTCATCAAGGCAATCCATTTTTCTGCGTCTGCGGCGTTCTGGCTTTCAGTGGCGATAGCGGATTGAAGCTGTTCAATCTTTGTGTCCAGTTCAGCCTGTTCGCTCTGGTACTTCCCGGACAGCATAGAGAAGTTGTATTCTGTGATACGCCCCGCCGCCCAGTCCTCATACATCCGGGCAAACAGGGTATCGACTTCGGCTTTCCGCTTCTCCGCTTTGTTCAACTCTGCGGCTTGCTTCTTTCTTGCGGCGGCCTGTCCCTTGTCATTGGCGTTTAACAGCCGCTTCAAGAGCCGTTCTTCATCATGCTGTACCAGCCCCGACCAGTATTGCAGACGGGAGAGGACATAGGCGTAAAGCACATCATAGCGGATATAATGCATGGAGCATTGGCGTGTGCCCTGTCCGTACTTGCTACAATGATAATGGCCGTAAGGCTTGCTGTTCTGCCTGTTCTCCCCATAGGACAACGACCAGCCGCAATCCGAACATTTTACCAATCCGGAAAAAATCTGTGTTGTACCGTCCTTGCATTTTCTGCGGCGGTTTGCTATCTGCTCCTGTACCTGCCGGAAAACCTGTTCGCTGATAATCGGCTCCTGCGTGTTCTCCACCCGCACCCATTCACTTTGGGGCTTGCGTATCCTCCGCTTGTTCTTAAAGGAAATGTTTGTTTCCCGGTAGTGGATGGTATGGCCGATATAGGTTTCGTCTTTCATAATGCTCTTGACCTGCGCTATCGTCCATGCGTAGCTTTTTTCCTCTGGCGCACCCGCATAGATGTTTGCGAAAGTCCCGTCACGCTGGAAGTTGATAAATCCCGGCGTGGGAACCTTTTCCGCAATCAGTATTCTTGTGATACTGGCCGCCCCTCTGCCATGAATGGCGAGGTCAAAAATCTTCTCCACTATCCAGCGGGTTTCCTCGTCGATTATCAGCTTGTTTTTGATTTCCGGGTGTTTCCTGTACCCGATGGGAGCATAAGCGCCGATACGCTGTCCTGTGGCAAACTTTGCTTTGAAAGCGGCCTTTACCTTGCGGCTTGTATCTTTCGCAAACCATTCATTGAACAGGTTTTTGAACGGGACAAAATCGGAAAGCCCTTTCTCTGTGTCCTCATTCTCCGCAACGGCGATGTAGCGCACCCGTTTTTCCGGGAACAGAAATTCCAGATAGTAGTCCATCATCACATGTTCCCGCCCGAAACGGGAAAGGTCTTTCGTGACAATGCAGTTTACTTTTCCGGCTTCCACATCGTCCATCATGCGCTGAAAATCCGGGCGTTCAAAAGCTGACGTTAGATAACGATACTTTTGAAAACACTGGAAAATCAAGGTTTTTCGAGCGACGGACAAGCAGGGTATTGTACTAAAAACTGAATACGACGCAGAAGCGGCGTTTCTTACTCTCTACATGGGAGAACAGGAACGCCGCTTTTTTATGCCCTTTGTTACGCAGTAGGGGCAGAAAAAGCCTTGCTACAAGCGATTTTGCGGGCGCGTATCTGGCGCGGCAAGGGATTTATACCTTATCCCCCGAAACCGCGCTTCTACTGCGTAACAAATCCACAGCAAAAGGAGTGATTTACTATGGCAGTTTTCAGAGTGGAACGGAACAAGGGCTACACCGTAATGAGCAACCACCACCTACGCAACAAGGAGCTTTCCTTAAAGGCAAAAGGGCTGTTGTCGCAAATGCTGTCACTCCCCGAAGATTGGGACTACACCTTGAAAGGCTTATCCCTTATCAACCGGGAGAAGATAGACGCTATCCGCGAAGCCATTAAGGAGCTTGAACGCGCCGGGTATATCGTTCGGTCAAGGGAGCGCGACGAGAAAGGACGCTTGCGGGGCGCGGACTATGTGATATTCGAGCAGCCGCAGCCGCCTACGCCGGATTTACCTACATTGGAAAATCCAACATTGGATAATCCAACGCAGGAAAAACCAACATTGGAAAAACCTACGTTGGAAAATCCAACGCAATTAAATAAAGATATACAAAGAACTGACTTACCAAAAAAAGAAAAATCAAATACAGATTTATCAAGTACCCATTCCATTCCTATCCTTTCCCCTAACCCCTCTCCTTGCAGAGAAGCGGCTACGCCGCCGGAACGGAAAGGAACGGAAGCGGCAGCACAGAGCGCAGTTGATATATACCGGGAAATCATCAAGGACAATATCGACTACCACATTCTCAAACAGGACATGAAGTTTGACGGGGACAGGCTGGACGAGATTGTAGACCTCATGCTTGAAACCGTATGCACCGCCAGAAAGCGGGTACGGATTGCGGGGGACGACTACCCGGCAGAGCTTGTGAAATCTAAGTTTATGAAACTGGACGGCGAGCATATCCGCTTTGTGCTTGACTGTATGCGGGAGAACACAACGAAAATCCGCAACATCAAGCAATATCTGAAAGCAGCCCTTTTCAACGCCCCGTCCACTATCGGCAATTATTACACTTCCCTTGTCGCCCATGACATGGCAAGCGGCGCACTGTCACCGAAGAAGCCGCAGTACGGCGACCCGGACTATTATTCATTCAAACCGGGCGAAAGCCTGTAAAACAACAAAAGGAGGATTTTATTATGGCACAGAAAATGACAGGAGCATTGGTATTTGACGAGCGCACCGACCGTTACGACATTCGCTTTGACTTAAACAGCTACTACGGGGGCTTGCATTGCGGTGAGTGCTTTGACGTATTCGTGCGGGGCAAGTGGAAGCCGACCCGGATTGAGTACGGCGACAACTGGTATCTTGTGGGTATCAGAGCCGAGGACTTGAACGGGCTGCGGGTGCGTATCTGACCGCCGCCCCATAAAGAAACGCGAAAGGAGGACGCGAGGAATTGCAGGACGAAGTAAACGAAAAGACCATAGCCCTTTACATCAAGACCGGGAAGCTGACCGCCCAGACGCTCCAAAAGGCAATGAAAGCCATACTGTCAAAGGGCAAAAAGCAGCTTGCAAAACCGCCACAGGGAAAGCAGAGCTTAAAGCAGCTTATGAAGCAGAACGCGGGCGTTTCCAACATTGAGATTACCGAGGGCAATATCAAAGCCTTTGAGAGTACGGCGAAAAAGTACGGTATCGACTTTGCGCTGAAAAAGGACGCAACGGAAAGCCCGCCCCGCTATCTGGTTTTTTTCAAGGGGCGGGACGCGGACGTGCTGACCGCAGCCTTTAAGGAGTTTTCCGCAAAGAAGCTGACACAGGAGAAAAAGCCCTCTATCCGAAAGCTGCTCTCTACGCTCAAAGAAGCCGCACAGGGCAAGAACGCGGAACGGGCAAAGGTCAAGAACAAGGACAGGGAGGTATCGCTATGAAGCCGGAAATCAAGAAGCTGCTTATCCTAAATCTCCCGTATCTGCTCTTTGTCTGGCTCTTTGATAAAGTGGGCGCGGCTGTCCGTCTATCCCCCGGCGCGGACGCAAGCGCAAAGCTGCTACATCTT is part of the Clostridium sp. M62/1 genome and harbors:
- a CDS encoding MATE family efflux transporter; this translates as MKSTEAFTEGRILSSLLRFAVPVLFSLFLQALYGGVDLLVVGQFASTSDVSGVATGSMLLQTVTMIITGLSMGITILVGEKTGMKKLQEAGQAVGTGICLFAVFALVLTAVMTGAAGLLARLMHAPQEAYSHTLSYIRICGAGSVFIVSYNVLGAVFRGIGDSKTPLMTVAIACVINIAGDLLLVAVFHMGAAGAALATVAAQAASVVISLFVIRKKGLPFPFSRSFIRFRKHLILKELKLGTPVALQELLVGFSFLVIQTVVNSFGVTDSAAIGVGEKVCVFIMLVPSACMQSMSAFTAQNMGAGKPERAKRALGCGISVSFAAGLIMAWLTFFHGDLLASVFSKDEAVIAASHSYLMAYAIDCMLTPFLFCFTGYYNGCERTLFVMIQGLIGAFLVRIPLVLLTSRTAGVTLFQIGLATPSSTVVQICLCLAMFLWLNRQGKGRPALHPDV
- a CDS encoding linear amide C-N hydrolase, with the protein product MTPFDYTVYTSVMCAESLRFYWLTYGNSRVRYVDLGELLKKNRAVQFELSFEQEFKRLGAEQDGLFPAG
- a CDS encoding DUF5348 domain-containing protein produces the protein MAQKMTGALVFDERTDRYDIRFDLNSYYGGLHCGECFDVFVRGKWKPTRIEYGDNWYLVGIRAEDLNGLRVRI
- a CDS encoding PcfB family protein, yielding MQDEVNEKTIALYIKTGKLTAQTLQKAMKAILSKGKKQLAKPPQGKQSLKQLMKQNAGVSNIEITEGNIKAFESTAKKYGIDFALKKDATESPPRYLVFFKGRDADVLTAAFKEFSAKKLTQEKKPSIRKLLSTLKEAAQGKNAERAKVKNKDREVSL
- a CDS encoding DUF6017 domain-containing protein gives rise to the protein MAVFRVERNKGYTVMSNHHLRNKELSLKAKGLLSQMLSLPEDWDYTLKGLSLINREKIDAIREAIKELERAGYIVRSRERDEKGRLRGADYVIFEQPQPPTPDLPTLENPTLDNPTQEKPTLEKPTLENPTQLNKDIQRTDLPKKEKSNTDLSSTHSIPILSPNPSPCREAATPPERKGTEAAAQSAVDIYREIIKDNIDYHILKQDMKFDGDRLDEIVDLMLETVCTARKRVRIAGDDYPAELVKSKFMKLDGEHIRFVLDCMRENTTKIRNIKQYLKAALFNAPSTIGNYYTSLVAHDMASGALSPKKPQYGDPDYYSFKPGESL